A genomic segment from Amyelois transitella isolate CPQ chromosome 15, ilAmyTran1.1, whole genome shotgun sequence encodes:
- the LOC106139515 gene encoding uncharacterized protein LOC106139515 isoform X5, whose product MFKNHLEMIGRNETPSKKARFWQSFVRSLKGSEDIRAEERYRPTRRSVFPELLSTSYPYSKSIYDDPIAAAERITVPGYRYLPVHRETYGYSPRPIYAHNYARSLDRYRPGSKVSGGV is encoded by the exons atgtttaaaaatcatttagaAATGATTGGCAGAAACGAGACGCCATCAAAGAAAGCCAGATTTTGGCAATCCTTTGTGCGTTCTCTTAAAG GATCGGAAGACATCAGAGCCGAGGAGAGGTACAGGCCCACGCGCCGCAGCGTTTTCCCTGAGCTGCTATCTACGTCATATCCCTACAGCAAGTCCATCTACGACGACCCCATCGCCGCTGCCGAGAGGATCACGGTCCCAGGGTACCGTTACCTCCCCGTCCACCGCGAAACTTACGGCTACTCCCCACGCCCAATCTACGCCCACAATTACGCGCGTTCCCTCGATCGGTACAGGCCAG GATCAAAAGTCTCCGGGggagtttaa